From one Microlunatus sp. Gsoil 973 genomic stretch:
- a CDS encoding phytanoyl-CoA dioxygenase family protein, protein MIETATTRVPLFDRADEDFVEHFAREGFALLRDALTPEQVKAVNDDALKLCRGDLGQISFRGPDASAILAREQAVAAARDDDEAVLRQYLCIHYPHKVSQASLAALKEPRIVDALTKVIGPNVKAMQSMLFIKSEGKPGQAWHQDEFFIPTRDRSLTAVWVALDDATIENGCLWVLPGSHARGVIYPAREQDDPRFDCSTEAYDFPYTDEDSIPVEIPSGTAVIFNGYLLHRSLQNSGKHGYRRALTNHYMSAESLLPWFGPREGEHMGIADYRDIIMVAGEDPYAYKGTEDIARPSSRPDKEGGCDR, encoded by the coding sequence ATGATCGAAACTGCGACGACGCGCGTGCCACTGTTCGACCGGGCCGACGAGGACTTCGTCGAGCACTTCGCCAGGGAGGGCTTCGCGCTGCTGCGCGACGCGTTGACGCCCGAGCAGGTCAAGGCCGTCAACGACGATGCGCTCAAGCTGTGTCGCGGTGATCTCGGCCAGATCAGCTTCCGGGGACCCGACGCCAGTGCCATCCTGGCCCGCGAACAGGCGGTCGCCGCCGCCCGTGACGACGACGAGGCGGTGCTGCGGCAGTATCTTTGCATCCATTACCCGCACAAGGTGTCCCAGGCCAGCCTGGCGGCGCTGAAGGAACCGCGGATCGTGGACGCGCTGACCAAGGTCATCGGGCCGAACGTCAAGGCGATGCAGTCGATGCTGTTCATCAAGTCCGAGGGGAAGCCCGGCCAGGCGTGGCACCAGGACGAGTTCTTCATCCCCACCCGGGATCGCTCGCTGACCGCGGTCTGGGTCGCCCTGGACGATGCCACCATCGAGAACGGCTGCCTGTGGGTGCTGCCCGGTTCGCACGCCCGCGGTGTGATCTATCCGGCCCGGGAGCAGGACGACCCGCGCTTCGACTGCAGCACCGAGGCGTACGACTTCCCCTACACGGATGAGGATTCCATCCCGGTGGAGATCCCGTCCGGCACGGCGGTGATCTTCAACGGCTACCTGCTGCATCGTTCGCTGCAGAACTCCGGTAAGCACGGCTACCGCCGGGCGCTGACCAATCACTACATGAGTGCGGAGTCGCTGCTGCCGTGGTTCGGGCCGCGGGAGGGCGAGCACATGGGCATTGCCGACTACCGCGACATAATCATGGTCGCCGGTGAGGATCCGTACGCCTACAAGGGAACCGAGGACATCGCCCGGCCGTCGTCCCGGCCCGACAAGGAGGGCGGCTGCGACCGTTGA
- a CDS encoding LacI family DNA-binding transcriptional regulator translates to MKARLVDVAREAGVSPKTVSNYLNGYPFMSERTTERVRAAIDKLDYVPNQSARTLRTGKIGIIGVALPNLQAPYFGELAALLTEAAEQRGYTLLIDQTGGDLDRELRAVRGIGPQALDGLILSPLKLAAEDVSAARDAQPLVVLGEWTHPAGVPYVGVDNVAAARAATQHLLSLDRRRIAAIGTISDTPRGTWGVRITGYRDALTTAGLATDERLEPRVANFHFDQGASAMSRLLDLPERPDAVFCFSDMLAIGALSVLHRQGVRVPDDVAVMGWDDITQAQYAWPPLTSVRAQTDVVARTAVDYLLRQIDDQPIEQTDQYVDFEIVVRDSTIGRAA, encoded by the coding sequence ATGAAGGCTCGACTGGTCGATGTGGCGCGGGAGGCGGGGGTCTCCCCGAAAACCGTGTCCAACTACCTGAACGGCTATCCGTTCATGTCCGAGCGGACCACAGAGCGGGTCCGGGCGGCGATCGACAAGCTCGACTACGTACCGAACCAGTCGGCGCGCACTCTCCGGACGGGGAAGATCGGGATCATCGGCGTGGCGCTGCCCAACCTGCAGGCGCCCTACTTCGGCGAGCTCGCGGCACTGCTCACCGAAGCCGCCGAGCAGCGCGGCTACACGTTGCTGATCGACCAGACCGGCGGCGACCTCGACCGGGAGCTGCGGGCGGTCCGCGGGATCGGACCGCAGGCGCTGGACGGACTGATCCTGTCCCCGCTCAAGCTGGCCGCCGAGGACGTGTCCGCCGCCCGGGATGCCCAACCACTCGTCGTCCTGGGCGAGTGGACCCACCCGGCGGGCGTGCCCTACGTGGGCGTCGACAATGTCGCCGCAGCCCGAGCGGCGACCCAACACCTACTCTCCCTCGACCGTCGGCGGATCGCAGCCATCGGCACCATCAGCGACACCCCACGCGGAACCTGGGGCGTCCGGATCACCGGCTACCGCGACGCGCTCACCACGGCCGGCCTGGCGACCGACGAACGGTTGGAACCGCGGGTCGCGAACTTCCACTTCGACCAGGGCGCGTCGGCGATGAGCCGGCTGCTCGACCTGCCCGAACGTCCGGACGCGGTCTTCTGCTTCTCAGACATGCTGGCGATCGGTGCCCTGTCTGTGCTGCACCGGCAGGGGGTGCGCGTCCCCGACGACGTCGCGGTGATGGGCTGGGACGACATCACCCAGGCACAGTACGCCTGGCCGCCCTTGACGTCGGTCAGGGCGCAGACCGACGTCGTGGCCCGGACGGCCGTCGACTATCTCCTCCGGCAGATCGACGACCAGCCCATCGAGCAGACCGATCAGTACGTCGACTTCGAGATCGTCGTCCGCGACAGCACCATCGGTCGCGCCGCCTGA
- a CDS encoding GNAT family N-acetyltransferase, with translation MRDISDLEDLGGLTGGNLLCEWTAQGFVDRPAGRARAWATDDGDAVAVACPALATKDRIALCGSVAGAAGLIGLVIEEVGPTFRPIGDPTLIRKIADMVQLPDGHRLRIRAPFGWMDRREPLDHAPSRATWLSDDQLDDVAELLDRAHIDSDAQPGDPGVEGWAGIRDDHDRLVAVAGLGWSAPTVGYLVGVAVDPDHRGHGLGEQVCRLVADTAITERGAVGLMVDDDNAPARRLYAKLGLEYRPVLASYLPSDH, from the coding sequence GTGCGCGACATCAGCGATCTGGAGGACCTGGGCGGCCTGACCGGCGGGAATCTGCTGTGCGAGTGGACGGCACAGGGATTCGTCGACCGGCCCGCGGGCCGGGCCAGGGCGTGGGCGACCGACGACGGTGATGCGGTGGCGGTCGCCTGTCCGGCGCTGGCCACCAAGGACCGGATCGCTCTCTGCGGCTCGGTCGCCGGGGCGGCCGGCCTGATCGGACTGGTGATCGAGGAGGTCGGCCCGACCTTCCGGCCGATCGGGGATCCGACGCTGATCCGCAAGATCGCCGACATGGTCCAACTGCCCGATGGCCACCGTCTCCGGATCCGCGCACCCTTCGGCTGGATGGATCGCCGAGAACCCCTCGATCATGCCCCGAGCCGGGCGACCTGGCTCAGCGATGATCAACTCGACGACGTCGCGGAACTGCTGGACCGGGCCCACATCGACAGCGACGCCCAGCCGGGCGACCCGGGAGTTGAGGGCTGGGCAGGTATCCGTGACGACCACGACCGGCTGGTCGCCGTCGCCGGGCTCGGCTGGTCCGCACCGACCGTCGGCTATCTGGTCGGTGTCGCGGTCGACCCGGACCACCGGGGCCACGGCCTGGGCGAGCAGGTCTGCCGGTTGGTCGCCGACACTGCGATCACCGAGCGCGGTGCCGTCGGGCTGATGGTCGACGACGACAACGCCCCAGCCCGCCGGCTGTATGCCAAACTCGGGCTCGAGTATCGGCCCGTGCTGGCGTCGTACCTCCCGTCCGACCATTAG
- a CDS encoding exodeoxyribonuclease III, whose protein sequence is MRIATWNVNSIKQRMPRFLPWLDERAPDVVCLQELKLDDLGFAGLLGAELERRGYQSAVHGEAQWNGVAVLSRVGLDEVEVGIPDGPGFPHVEARAVAATCAGVRVHSLYVPNGRVPDSDHYRYKLSWLAKLRDQIAAGPRAVVVCGDMNIAPTDADVYDPEAYLGQTHVTEPERAALQELLDVGLHDVVREHWPTERVFSYWDYRAGMFHRDLGMRIDLVLAGDPVAGRVKAAWVDRQARKGKGPSDHAPVIVDLDQAPDGDIGPVVPPPSNPLTRKGAVKLPQSR, encoded by the coding sequence GTGAGGATCGCGACCTGGAATGTCAACTCGATCAAACAGCGGATGCCACGCTTCCTGCCCTGGCTGGACGAGCGCGCCCCCGACGTCGTCTGCCTGCAGGAGCTGAAACTCGATGATCTTGGCTTCGCCGGGCTGCTCGGCGCGGAGTTGGAACGTCGCGGCTACCAGTCGGCCGTGCATGGCGAGGCGCAGTGGAACGGCGTCGCCGTGCTGTCCCGGGTCGGCCTGGACGAGGTCGAGGTCGGCATCCCCGACGGCCCTGGATTCCCCCATGTCGAGGCGCGGGCGGTGGCCGCCACCTGTGCCGGGGTCCGGGTGCATTCGCTGTACGTCCCCAACGGCCGGGTGCCCGATTCGGACCATTACCGGTACAAGCTGTCCTGGCTGGCCAAGCTGCGCGACCAGATCGCTGCCGGGCCACGCGCCGTGGTGGTCTGCGGCGACATGAACATCGCGCCGACCGACGCCGACGTCTACGACCCGGAGGCCTACCTCGGGCAGACCCACGTGACCGAGCCGGAGCGCGCCGCGTTGCAGGAGCTGCTCGACGTCGGTCTGCACGACGTGGTCCGGGAGCACTGGCCGACCGAACGGGTCTTCAGTTACTGGGACTACCGGGCCGGGATGTTCCATCGTGATCTCGGTATGCGCATCGACCTGGTCCTGGCCGGCGATCCGGTCGCCGGCAGGGTCAAGGCCGCCTGGGTGGATCGCCAGGCACGCAAGGGCAAGGGACCGAGCGATCATGCCCCCGTGATCGTTGATCTTGACCAGGCACCCGACGGGGACATCGGTCCGGTGGTGCCGCCGCCGTCGAATCCGTTGACCCGCAAGGGCGCGGTCAAGCTTCCGCAGTCCCGCTGA
- a CDS encoding biotin transporter BioY has translation MTTVNDPPNSTERVSSTRNTVLIATFAALIAAMGLVPPISIGIIPVPITLQTLGVMLAGALLGPVRGMLSALIVVVLSLCGLPILAGGRGGLGVLVGPTGGYLVGWIPGALVVGLIVTHWAIRRRNTLARYLAVALAAIVGGILVIYAVGVPWTSVVTGLPLTTSALGSLVFIPGDLIKAVVTALVAVTVHRSYRGLLDPRS, from the coding sequence GTGACCACCGTGAACGATCCACCCAACAGCACCGAGCGGGTCAGCAGCACCCGGAACACCGTGCTGATCGCGACCTTTGCCGCGCTGATCGCGGCCATGGGCCTGGTGCCACCGATCTCGATCGGGATCATTCCCGTACCGATCACCCTGCAGACCCTCGGCGTGATGCTGGCCGGCGCCCTGCTCGGGCCGGTCCGTGGGATGTTGTCGGCGCTGATCGTTGTCGTGCTTTCGCTGTGCGGGCTGCCGATCCTTGCCGGCGGCCGTGGCGGACTCGGCGTCCTGGTCGGACCCACCGGCGGGTATCTCGTCGGCTGGATCCCCGGCGCCCTGGTGGTCGGGCTGATCGTCACGCACTGGGCGATCCGGCGCCGCAACACCCTGGCTCGCTACCTCGCCGTGGCGCTGGCGGCGATCGTCGGCGGGATTCTGGTGATCTACGCCGTCGGCGTGCCGTGGACCAGCGTCGTCACCGGGCTGCCGCTGACCACGTCGGCGCTGGGGTCGCTGGTGTTCATCCCGGGCGATCTGATCAAGGCGGTGGTCACCGCCCTGGTGGCGGTGACCGTCCATCGCAGCTACCGGGGTCTGCTCGATCCACGGTCCTGA
- a CDS encoding trimeric intracellular cation channel family protein, with protein MDVPVGFDPRLILGLNLVGTFVFGLSGGLAAVRARLDLLGVVVLAGVVALAGGVIRDLLIGVPPATFRDWRYLAAAGIAGLVCFLAGSVLLRVERGVMVFDAFGLSLFAVTGATKALQSGLGPVQAVLLGMITGIGGGMVRDLLLREVPTVLREGLYAVPAMLGAAVLVLGHEIGSTSPLFPTLGALVCVIVRLLGVRYGIRLPSAGR; from the coding sequence GTGGATGTCCCGGTCGGCTTCGATCCGCGCCTCATCCTGGGCCTGAACCTGGTCGGAACGTTCGTCTTCGGACTCAGTGGCGGGCTGGCGGCCGTCCGTGCCCGGCTCGATCTCCTCGGCGTCGTGGTGCTTGCCGGGGTCGTCGCGTTGGCAGGCGGTGTCATCCGCGACCTGCTGATCGGTGTTCCTCCCGCCACCTTCCGCGACTGGCGCTACCTGGCGGCCGCCGGCATCGCCGGCCTGGTCTGCTTCCTGGCCGGATCGGTTCTGTTGCGGGTCGAGCGTGGCGTGATGGTCTTCGACGCCTTCGGCCTCAGCCTGTTCGCGGTCACCGGCGCAACCAAGGCCCTGCAATCCGGGCTGGGTCCGGTCCAGGCCGTACTGCTGGGGATGATCACCGGCATCGGCGGCGGTATGGTGCGGGACCTGCTGCTGCGTGAGGTGCCGACCGTCCTGCGCGAGGGCCTGTACGCGGTCCCGGCCATGTTGGGCGCCGCAGTCCTGGTGCTGGGGCATGAGATCGGCAGTACCAGCCCGCTGTTCCCGACCCTCGGCGCGCTGGTCTGCGTGATCGTTCGACTTCTCGGCGTCAGGTACGGCATCAGGCTGCCGTCGGCGGGTCGCTAG